From the Trichocoleus desertorum ATA4-8-CV12 genome, one window contains:
- a CDS encoding ABC transporter permease, translated as MQRYGRVLRLFWGTAIAAEMEYRLNFVLSAFTSLGNLAGSLFGLFLFYRTGYTFEGWSWAEALVVLGVFTVFQGFSSTFLGPNLNHIVQHVQQGTLDFVLLKPINSQFWLSTRTVSPWGLPDVVFGCLVIGYAGQQLGIGLSAYLLGAVPLLFGFISLYSLWFMLGATSIWFVKIYNVTEVLRGLLEAGRYPMVAYPVAYRFFFTFIVPVAFLTTIPSEALLGRVELVWLLGAGLLAVALFLASRLFWQFALRFYTSASS; from the coding sequence ATACAACGTTATGGGCGGGTGTTGCGGTTGTTTTGGGGAACGGCGATCGCGGCGGAGATGGAGTATCGGCTCAACTTTGTGCTGTCAGCTTTTACGAGTTTGGGCAACTTAGCGGGCAGCTTGTTTGGGCTGTTTTTGTTTTATCGGACAGGCTACACCTTTGAAGGCTGGTCTTGGGCGGAAGCCTTGGTGGTGTTGGGGGTGTTCACTGTGTTTCAGGGCTTTTCGAGTACCTTTCTCGGCCCGAACTTAAATCACATTGTGCAGCATGTGCAGCAGGGCACACTGGATTTTGTGCTGTTGAAGCCGATTAATAGTCAATTTTGGCTCTCGACTCGCACCGTTTCTCCCTGGGGATTGCCAGATGTGGTTTTTGGCTGCTTAGTAATTGGGTATGCTGGGCAACAACTAGGAATTGGCCTCTCGGCTTATTTATTGGGTGCTGTGCCGTTACTGTTTGGGTTTATCAGCCTCTACAGCTTGTGGTTCATGTTGGGAGCTACCAGTATCTGGTTTGTCAAAATCTATAACGTCACCGAGGTTTTGCGCGGCTTGTTAGAAGCGGGTCGGTATCCCATGGTCGCTTATCCGGTCGCCTATCGGTTTTTCTTCACTTTCATTGTGCCTGTGGCCTTTTTAACCACTATTCCTTCAGAAGCTTTGTTGGGTCGAGTCGAACTGGTATGGTTGCTCGGAGCAGGTCTGTTAGCTGTAGCTCTGTTCCTGGCCTCTCGCCTGTTTTGGCAGTTTGCTCTGCGCTTTTACACCAGTGCATCTAGTTAA
- a CDS encoding transposase, translating to MIKATKVRIYPTDEQVIQLSKDFGATRWLWNQSLSLMSATYKETGKGVSAYDMKKRIPELKKEFEWLKETYSQCLQQSILNLSQAFINFFEGRAKYPTFKSKFDRQSVQYPANVKLQGDDAIKFPGNLGTVKAKIHRILPTGKIKTVTVSKTPEGRYFASLLIDDATAQPEITSDGKAVGIDLGLIDFAVTSDGSKFSNPKHLKKHAKNLKRKQQKLSRKTKGSKTRMKARRLVAKVHGKIARVREDFLHKLSRKLVNENQVVVVENLAVKNMVKHHTLAKAISDAGWGKFCTMLNYKAEFDGKTYLEIDRFFPSSHLCSNTLLPIHKMNLSVRFFDCLHCPQRHERDVNAAINIRNEGLRLLALGISATANRGSVNPKGSGRKKSMNSEVTPVEVGSPRSIA from the coding sequence GTGATCAAAGCAACAAAGGTGCGAATTTATCCGACTGACGAGCAGGTCATTCAGCTGTCCAAAGATTTTGGCGCAACTCGATGGCTCTGGAATCAGTCGCTTTCCTTAATGTCTGCGACCTACAAGGAAACGGGTAAAGGCGTATCTGCTTACGACATGAAGAAGCGGATACCAGAACTAAAGAAAGAGTTTGAATGGCTGAAGGAAACCTATTCCCAGTGTCTCCAGCAATCGATCTTGAACCTCTCTCAAGCGTTTATCAACTTCTTTGAGGGGCGGGCAAAATACCCCACATTCAAAAGCAAGTTTGATAGGCAGTCGGTTCAATATCCTGCCAACGTAAAACTTCAGGGTGATGATGCGATTAAGTTCCCTGGGAATCTAGGCACCGTAAAAGCTAAAATCCATCGCATTTTACCTACAGGCAAGATTAAGACCGTTACGGTATCTAAGACCCCTGAAGGGCGCTATTTTGCCTCTTTATTGATTGATGACGCTACCGCTCAGCCTGAAATTACCAGTGATGGTAAAGCCGTTGGGATTGACTTAGGGCTCATTGATTTTGCCGTCACTTCTGATGGCTCAAAGTTCAGCAATCCTAAGCATCTTAAGAAACATGCTAAGAACTTAAAGCGTAAGCAGCAAAAGCTATCCAGAAAAACCAAGGGTAGTAAGACTCGCATGAAAGCGCGTCGCCTGGTCGCTAAAGTTCACGGCAAAATTGCCAGAGTCAGAGAAGATTTTCTCCACAAACTATCTCGCAAGCTAGTCAACGAAAACCAAGTTGTGGTGGTGGAAAATCTGGCAGTCAAAAACATGGTGAAGCATCACACCCTAGCTAAGGCTATCAGTGATGCTGGATGGGGTAAGTTCTGCACGATGCTCAACTACAAGGCAGAGTTTGATGGCAAGACCTATCTTGAAATAGACAGGTTCTTCCCTTCGTCACACCTTTGCTCAAACACGCTGCTACCGATTCACAAGATGAATCTCTCTGTACGATTCTTTGATTGCCTTCATTGCCCGCAACGGCATGAGCGAGACGTGAATGCGGCAATCAATATCAGGAATGAAGGCTTGCGATTATTGGCGTTGGGAATCAGCGCTACTGCCAATCGAGGGAGTGTAAATCCGAAGGGTTCTGGACGTAAAAAATCCATGAATTCGGAGGTAACTCCCGTTGAAGTTGGAAGCCCGCGCTCTATCGCCTAG
- a CDS encoding TIGR02450 family Trp-rich protein yields the protein MSKKQKFPHLVGSKWTARQTMMGWRHFQVVNRKNEGQWVFAEMVAACDPNVRLWLNAKQLKNRSMWQAGWQSLQEQALEASEAEFL from the coding sequence ATGTCCAAGAAGCAAAAGTTTCCTCATTTAGTCGGCTCCAAATGGACAGCTCGACAAACCATGATGGGATGGCGGCACTTTCAGGTCGTCAATCGCAAAAATGAAGGTCAATGGGTGTTTGCGGAGATGGTGGCTGCCTGTGACCCCAATGTACGCTTGTGGTTAAATGCCAAACAACTGAAAAATCGCTCCATGTGGCAAGCAGGCTGGCAATCTTTACAGGAACAAGCACTTGAAGCCAGCGAAGCCGAGTTCTTATAG
- a CDS encoding aldo/keto reductase: METKRLGNTDITISAIALGGMPMSLSDRPSEEQAIATIHRALDLGVTLIDTADSYCKDESDKHHNERLIHKALQQYDGNVGHVKVATKGGLMRPNGSWAHNGNPEHLRETIQVSFEALGGEQPIDLWQYHAPDPNYTIEASLAPAKEAVEQGLIRCVGVSNFSVEQIKQAREVVDVVSVQNQYNPWYRQPETDGVLEYCEQERLTFIPWSPLGGSRRFGKLADIPAIAQLAQSYGTSVYCIVLAWLRAKSPCVVPIPGASKPSSIEDSVHAIEVQLSEADIAAIDRATAS; this comes from the coding sequence GTGGAAACCAAACGACTCGGAAATACAGATATCACGATTAGTGCGATCGCTTTGGGTGGAATGCCGATGTCTTTAAGCGATCGCCCCTCTGAAGAGCAAGCGATTGCCACCATTCATCGCGCCTTGGATTTGGGAGTCACTTTAATTGATACGGCTGACTCTTACTGCAAAGATGAATCTGACAAGCATCATAATGAGCGGTTGATTCACAAAGCTCTCCAGCAATATGACGGCAATGTGGGCCACGTCAAAGTCGCGACAAAAGGTGGGCTAATGCGCCCCAATGGGTCTTGGGCTCACAATGGTAACCCAGAGCACCTTCGGGAGACAATCCAAGTTAGTTTTGAGGCGTTAGGCGGTGAGCAACCGATTGACCTCTGGCAGTACCATGCCCCTGACCCCAACTACACCATTGAGGCATCGCTGGCACCTGCCAAAGAAGCGGTGGAGCAAGGCTTGATCCGTTGCGTTGGGGTTTCTAATTTCTCAGTCGAGCAAATCAAACAAGCCCGTGAAGTTGTGGATGTGGTTTCGGTGCAGAACCAGTACAACCCCTGGTATCGCCAGCCAGAGACGGATGGGGTTTTGGAGTACTGCGAACAAGAGCGTCTTACCTTTATCCCTTGGAGCCCTTTGGGCGGTAGTCGGCGCTTTGGGAAATTAGCAGATATTCCGGCGATCGCGCAACTCGCTCAGTCATACGGTACTTCTGTCTATTGCATTGTATTGGCCTGGTTACGCGCCAAGTCTCCCTGCGTAGTTCCCATTCCTGGTGCAAGCAAGCCTTCTAGTATTGAAGATTCTGTCCATGCGATTGAGGTGCAACTGTCAGAGGCAGATATAGCCGCCATCGATCGCGCCACCGCCAGTTAA
- a CDS encoding site-2 protease family protein — translation MTTAASEASAIILMVLATLGILGWGFYRAKPFGKLGILAWLQSVVLMSPWLLFFGLFAAGIYLNLVGILFLIVASTGLYVLLGKQLRAAGQDTVLRERAAAMLKARQDANAGPTSHEGHEPGQPGAESTLTPLETEALPIPAEDLKAIQGIFGIDTFFATETIPYQEGAVFKGNLRGDVDGVYTRLTESLQERLGDRYRLFLVENQEGRPVVIVLPSRNDPKPTTLPQKLLALSLAIATVATCLETGGILLGFDFFSAPERFREVLPIGGGILAVLAAHEIGHRVLARRHQVRLSLPFFFPTAQLGSFGALTRFESIVPNRTALFDVAFAGPAAGGLLSLLMLVTGLVLSHPGSLFQVPADFFKGSILVGTLAKVILGSALQNSLVDVHPLTVIGWLGLVVSALNLMPAGQLDGGRVVQAIYGRKTAGRATVATLVLLAIAAFANALALYWAIIILFLQRDLERPSLNELSEPDDARAGLGLLALFLMIATLLPLTPSLAGRLGIGG, via the coding sequence ATGACTACTGCTGCGTCAGAAGCCTCTGCCATCATCTTAATGGTCCTAGCCACTCTAGGAATTTTGGGTTGGGGATTTTACCGAGCCAAACCTTTTGGCAAGCTGGGGATTCTGGCTTGGCTACAGTCTGTGGTGCTGATGTCACCTTGGCTGCTGTTCTTTGGACTATTTGCCGCTGGCATTTACCTCAACTTAGTCGGCATTTTGTTTTTGATCGTGGCCTCGACTGGGCTGTATGTTCTCTTAGGGAAGCAATTGCGGGCGGCAGGCCAAGACACGGTCCTGCGGGAACGAGCCGCTGCCATGCTAAAGGCGCGTCAGGACGCCAATGCTGGGCCTACTAGTCATGAAGGTCATGAACCTGGGCAACCCGGAGCCGAATCTACGCTGACTCCGCTAGAGACAGAAGCGTTGCCGATTCCAGCCGAAGATCTCAAAGCAATTCAAGGCATTTTCGGGATTGATACCTTCTTTGCAACTGAAACGATTCCTTATCAAGAGGGAGCCGTTTTCAAGGGTAATCTGCGCGGGGACGTGGATGGCGTGTATACGCGCCTAACTGAGAGTTTGCAGGAACGCTTGGGCGATCGCTATCGCTTATTTTTGGTGGAAAACCAAGAGGGTCGGCCAGTAGTAATCGTGCTGCCGAGTCGCAACGATCCCAAGCCCACCACGTTACCGCAGAAGCTTTTGGCTTTGTCGCTGGCGATCGCAACGGTTGCCACTTGTTTAGAAACAGGCGGCATTCTCCTAGGTTTCGATTTCTTTAGCGCTCCGGAACGCTTCCGCGAAGTTTTACCAATCGGGGGCGGAATTCTGGCAGTGTTGGCAGCTCACGAAATCGGTCATCGGGTTCTAGCGCGCCGTCACCAAGTTCGGCTCAGTCTCCCGTTCTTCTTTCCGACCGCACAATTAGGCTCTTTCGGAGCTTTAACCCGATTTGAATCGATTGTGCCGAACCGTACGGCTCTGTTTGATGTCGCGTTTGCGGGGCCAGCCGCAGGGGGTTTGCTTTCTTTGTTGATGCTAGTCACGGGGCTGGTGTTGTCCCATCCGGGTAGTTTGTTTCAGGTGCCAGCAGACTTCTTCAAGGGTTCTATTTTGGTTGGCACTTTGGCCAAAGTCATCTTGGGATCTGCGTTGCAAAACTCGCTAGTAGATGTCCATCCCTTAACCGTGATTGGCTGGCTGGGCTTAGTGGTGAGCGCGCTAAACTTGATGCCTGCTGGCCAATTGGATGGTGGTCGTGTCGTGCAAGCTATTTACGGTCGTAAAACTGCGGGTCGAGCCACGGTTGCGACTTTAGTTCTTTTGGCGATCGCCGCTTTTGCCAATGCACTGGCTTTGTATTGGGCGATCATCATTTTGTTTCTCCAGCGAGATTTAGAACGACCCAGCCTGAATGAACTATCTGAACCCGACGATGCCCGTGCAGGTCTAGGGTTGCTGGCCTTGTTTTTGATGATTGCCACGCTCTTACCCCTCACGCCTAGCTTGGCAGGTCGCTTGGGAATTGGTGGCTAA
- a CDS encoding ATP-binding cassette domain-containing protein, translated as MSIIVAEDLSKVYPVAVKEPGLKGTLLHFVRRNYRLVQAVQQVSFQIEAGEVVGFLGANGAGKTTTLKMLTGLIHPSSGQVRVAGQIPFRREASFLQNITLVMGQKQQLIWDLPTLDSLRINAAVYGISDKELQYRIGELAEMLSLQAKLTQPVRKLSLGERMKAELLAALLHHPQVLFLDEPTLGLDVNAQVSVRDFLREYNQRYGATVLLTSHYMADITALCKRVLVIHQGQLIYDGSLDGLSERFAPCREVKVELAQPKSKAELLAYGDIEAVDGRMVRFVVPQESLTRTVARILAELEVVDLAVTDPPIEEVIGQLFRAGAAV; from the coding sequence ATGTCTATCATCGTGGCTGAAGACCTGAGCAAGGTCTATCCTGTAGCGGTCAAAGAGCCAGGTCTGAAGGGAACATTGCTTCACTTCGTACGACGTAACTACCGCTTAGTGCAAGCAGTTCAGCAAGTTTCTTTCCAGATAGAAGCGGGTGAAGTGGTTGGTTTTTTGGGAGCTAACGGTGCGGGCAAAACCACTACACTCAAAATGCTGACTGGGCTAATTCACCCTTCATCGGGGCAAGTGCGAGTGGCAGGGCAGATCCCTTTTCGGCGTGAGGCCAGCTTTCTACAAAACATCACGCTGGTCATGGGCCAAAAACAACAACTGATTTGGGACTTGCCCACATTAGATTCTTTGAGAATCAATGCTGCGGTCTATGGCATTTCTGACAAAGAACTTCAGTATCGGATTGGCGAATTGGCCGAAATGCTGTCCCTCCAAGCCAAGTTAACCCAACCTGTACGGAAGCTATCTCTCGGCGAACGGATGAAGGCAGAACTTTTGGCAGCTTTGCTCCACCATCCTCAAGTTTTATTTTTAGACGAACCCACCCTAGGCTTGGATGTCAACGCTCAGGTGAGTGTGCGGGACTTTTTGCGGGAATATAACCAGCGCTATGGAGCGACTGTCCTGCTGACGAGTCACTACATGGCAGACATCACAGCACTATGTAAGCGGGTGCTAGTGATCCATCAAGGACAGTTAATTTATGACGGTAGCTTAGACGGCTTGTCAGAGCGCTTTGCCCCCTGCCGTGAGGTCAAAGTAGAGTTAGCCCAGCCCAAATCTAAAGCGGAGTTGTTGGCTTACGGAGACATCGAGGCGGTAGATGGCCGCATGGTGCGCTTTGTTGTGCCCCAGGAATCTTTAACCCGTACAGTGGCTCGCATTCTCGCAGAACTAGAGGTGGTAGACCTAGCGGTCACAGACCCCCCGATAGAAGAAGTGATCGGTCAGTTATTCCGGGCAGGAGCAGCGGTATGA
- a CDS encoding alkaline phosphatase family protein, with product MDDSAARFIFLFLDGVGLGEAQATNPLAAIAAMPFLTQLLGGPLLTGQTACRAGLLLQPIDAILGVPGLPQSATGQTALFTGCNAPAFMGRHLSAFANGSLRTLIEAHGMFKQVLNWGGSVTHANLYSPAYFEAIAQRRRRYSVGTLLALTAGVPFRMGGRGDRQMAISWDITGEYVNQRGGHVPPLTPTTAGQRLAAIGSQHHLTLFECYLPDYAGHSQDKAQITQVLRLVDAFVESVVAHLQPHVNLVISSDHGNIEDLSHPHHTANPVPLIVIGPQAIAFQPVQDITGITPKIMELLQLSGNAAPSLHHVL from the coding sequence ATGGATGACTCAGCAGCGCGATTTATTTTTCTATTTTTAGATGGAGTGGGGTTGGGAGAAGCACAAGCAACTAATCCCTTGGCGGCGATCGCGGCAATGCCATTTTTAACGCAGCTTTTAGGCGGGCCGTTATTGACTGGACAAACGGCTTGCCGAGCAGGGCTATTGTTGCAACCCATTGATGCCATCCTCGGAGTGCCAGGGCTGCCTCAGAGTGCTACAGGACAAACTGCTTTATTTACAGGTTGTAATGCGCCCGCTTTTATGGGACGCCATCTCAGCGCCTTTGCCAATGGCTCTTTACGAACCTTGATCGAAGCCCACGGCATGTTTAAGCAGGTGCTGAACTGGGGCGGATCTGTGACCCATGCCAATCTGTATTCACCCGCTTATTTTGAGGCGATCGCCCAACGACGGCGACGTTATTCGGTAGGTACGCTTTTAGCCCTGACGGCTGGGGTGCCTTTTCGCATGGGGGGAAGGGGCGATCGCCAAATGGCAATTTCTTGGGATATTACGGGCGAGTATGTGAATCAGCGGGGCGGTCATGTTCCTCCCCTCACACCCACGACAGCAGGACAAAGATTGGCTGCGATTGGGAGCCAACACCATTTAACGTTGTTTGAGTGCTATCTCCCTGATTACGCAGGCCATAGTCAGGACAAAGCCCAAATCACTCAAGTTTTGCGATTAGTAGATGCATTTGTTGAGAGTGTCGTGGCGCATCTACAACCTCACGTCAACCTGGTGATTAGCAGTGACCACGGCAATATTGAGGACTTATCCCATCCGCATCACACCGCAAATCCGGTGCCGCTGATTGTGATTGGCCCTCAAGCGATCGCCTTTCAGCCTGTGCAGGACATTACAGGCATTACGCCTAAAATTATGGAGTTGCTACAGCTTAGCGGCAATGCGGCTCCAAGCTTGCACCACGTTTTGTAA
- a CDS encoding NAD(P)H-quinone oxidoreductase subunit N, with amino-acid sequence MGLIANGSKLVRDLEKSGALGFYVPLEGGFEGRYQRRLRAAGYVTVHMSAKGLGDLSSYLTGVHGVRPAHLGKKDIRVHFAPPILTYQLENLPTHAKGLVLWLIEGHILSREEVEFLALLPTLEPRVRIVVERGGDRVCRWQPLQETLIPA; translated from the coding sequence ATGGGACTTATCGCAAATGGCAGCAAACTGGTTCGCGATTTAGAGAAGTCAGGCGCTTTAGGGTTCTATGTGCCTTTAGAAGGTGGCTTTGAAGGCCGCTATCAACGCCGTCTCCGGGCCGCTGGTTATGTGACGGTACATATGAGTGCTAAAGGTCTAGGCGACTTGTCCAGCTACTTGACTGGAGTTCATGGAGTCCGTCCGGCTCACCTTGGCAAGAAAGATATTCGGGTTCACTTTGCGCCACCAATTCTGACCTATCAGCTAGAGAATCTGCCCACCCATGCCAAGGGCTTAGTGCTGTGGTTGATTGAAGGCCATATTTTGTCGCGTGAGGAAGTTGAATTTCTAGCCCTACTACCCACCCTAGAGCCGCGAGTCAGGATAGTGGTAGAGCGCGGAGGCGATCGCGTTTGTCGTTGGCAACCGTTGCAAGAAACCTTGATTCCGGCGTAG
- a CDS encoding ABC-2 family transporter protein: MRRAWKIAQALLSVYYAYMLEYRAELLLWALSGSLPLILMGVWIQAAQGGQLSLSPLDFVRYFLAVFIVRQITVVWVIWEFEKEVVEGKLSPRLLQPLDPVWHHVTSHVAERLARLPFVLGLIILFFLLYPQAAWIPPLSNILLFLLATAIAFALRFLIQHTFALCAFWIERASAIEQFWFLLYLFLSGLVAPLEMFPPAVRNVVLWTPFPYMIHFPASLLIGLPVNFGQGCLVMAGWSLLFLGLNRWLWRQGLKQYSGMGA, encoded by the coding sequence ATGAGGAGAGCCTGGAAAATTGCTCAAGCTTTGCTCTCGGTTTACTACGCCTATATGTTGGAGTACCGAGCGGAGCTGCTGTTGTGGGCTTTGTCGGGTTCCTTACCCCTGATTTTGATGGGAGTTTGGATTCAAGCTGCCCAAGGCGGACAGTTGAGTTTGTCTCCGCTCGATTTTGTGCGCTATTTTTTGGCCGTGTTTATCGTGCGACAGATTACGGTCGTTTGGGTAATTTGGGAATTTGAGAAAGAAGTAGTAGAAGGCAAGCTATCTCCACGACTCCTACAACCGCTCGATCCGGTTTGGCATCACGTCACCTCTCATGTGGCAGAACGATTGGCGCGTCTGCCCTTTGTGTTGGGGCTAATTATTTTGTTTTTTCTGCTGTATCCGCAAGCGGCCTGGATTCCACCTCTGAGCAATATTTTGCTGTTTTTGTTGGCAACTGCGATCGCCTTTGCCCTGCGTTTTCTGATCCAACATACCTTTGCCCTCTGCGCCTTTTGGATCGAGCGGGCCAGTGCGATCGAGCAGTTCTGGTTTTTGCTTTATCTCTTTTTATCCGGTTTGGTAGCACCGCTAGAGATGTTTCCACCCGCAGTTCGCAATGTGGTTCTGTGGACTCCGTTTCCTTACATGATTCATTTTCCCGCTAGCTTGCTCATAGGTTTACCTGTTAATTTCGGCCAAGGATGTCTAGTCATGGCAGGTTGGAGCTTGCTGTTTTTGGGGCTAAATCGTTGGCTCTGGCGGCAAGGACTGAAGCAATATTCGGGGATGGGAGCTTGA
- a CDS encoding DUF3110 domain-containing protein, translating into MRVFVLLFNARTENEGIHTIQIQDPERGERNVVLMFESEDDATRFGLLLEAQDFPTPMVETFELEEIEEFCRGADYDCNLVPEDTLAMPPESNVDQTDWQEEGAEPPVLEAPDSEIERIRRRLEGLL; encoded by the coding sequence ATGCGTGTGTTCGTTCTACTTTTTAATGCCCGGACGGAAAACGAAGGAATTCACACGATTCAGATCCAAGACCCGGAGCGGGGTGAACGGAATGTGGTTCTGATGTTTGAATCGGAAGATGATGCCACTCGATTTGGCTTGTTATTGGAAGCCCAGGACTTTCCAACTCCAATGGTGGAGACGTTTGAACTAGAAGAAATTGAAGAATTTTGCCGAGGAGCTGATTACGACTGTAATTTAGTGCCAGAAGACACCTTGGCGATGCCACCAGAATCTAATGTGGATCAAACCGATTGGCAAGAAGAAGGGGCAGAACCCCCGGTTCTAGAAGCTCCAGATTCGGAGATCGAGCGCATTCGTCGTCGTTTGGAAGGACTTCTGTAA
- the murQ gene encoding N-acetylmuramic acid 6-phosphate etherase: MSQDSHPANAVNGEQLPHHFPDERGYLLTEQVNPNSQNLDQLSALELVELFNREDAQTIAAIASARQELALAIEQTAVALRQGGRLFYIGAGTSGRLGVLDAAECPPTFCTPPELVQGIIAGGAGALVRSSEDLEDCAEDGAEAIAHRHVTELDVVVGITAGGTTPYVHGALQAARQRGATTIFMACVPAEQVSVKADIDIRLIVGPEVLAGSTRLKSGTVTKLALNILSTGVMVQLGKVYGNRMIDVSVTNKKLHDRALRILQDLTDLSREEAGWLLERSGRSVKLALLMYWTGLSREEGDRLLVQHQGNLRQAVLGYQQSLKS; this comes from the coding sequence ATGTCTCAAGACTCCCACCCTGCCAACGCCGTCAATGGCGAACAGCTCCCCCATCATTTTCCCGATGAGCGCGGCTACTTGCTAACGGAACAAGTGAATCCTAACAGCCAAAATCTGGATCAATTAAGTGCTCTAGAGTTGGTGGAGTTGTTTAATCGCGAAGATGCTCAAACGATTGCAGCGATCGCGTCAGCTCGGCAAGAACTAGCTCTAGCAATTGAGCAAACCGCTGTGGCATTGCGGCAAGGGGGACGGCTGTTTTACATCGGTGCAGGTACCAGTGGTCGTCTAGGAGTCTTGGATGCTGCTGAATGTCCTCCCACTTTTTGTACACCGCCCGAATTGGTGCAAGGCATCATTGCGGGTGGAGCGGGGGCTTTGGTGCGGAGTTCGGAAGACTTAGAAGACTGCGCTGAAGATGGAGCAGAGGCGATCGCCCATCGTCATGTCACCGAACTAGATGTGGTAGTAGGAATTACAGCGGGGGGCACGACACCCTACGTTCACGGCGCTTTACAAGCGGCGCGGCAACGGGGAGCGACGACGATTTTTATGGCTTGTGTGCCAGCGGAGCAAGTCTCCGTCAAAGCAGACATTGACATTCGCTTGATCGTAGGGCCAGAGGTATTAGCAGGCTCTACTCGCCTTAAGTCTGGTACGGTTACCAAGCTAGCGCTCAATATTTTGTCTACTGGGGTGATGGTGCAACTGGGCAAGGTCTACGGCAATCGTATGATCGATGTTTCCGTCACTAACAAAAAGCTGCACGATCGCGCTTTGCGAATTCTTCAAGACCTAACTGATCTCAGCCGGGAAGAAGCAGGCTGGTTGCTAGAGCGCAGCGGTCGCTCGGTGAAGTTGGCGCTGTTGATGTATTGGACGGGTTTATCGCGCGAAGAAGGCGATCGCCTTTTAGTCCAACACCAGGGCAACTTGCGCCAAGCGGTGTTGGGCTACCAGCAATCTCTCAAATCGTAA